Below is a window of Candidatus Atribacteria bacterium ADurb.Bin276 DNA.
TAAAATAATTGATAAATTTATGGGGGTGTTGAAATGTATTTATTAGGAACTGATATAGGAACACAAGGAACAAAATCCGTTCTGGTAAATGAGAAGGGTGAGTTGATAAGCGAAGGCTTTAAGGAATACGGAGTTATAACCCCCAGACCTTCCTGGGCGGAACAATGGCCAGACATTTGGTTGGATGCAGTGGTAGAAACACTAGCGGAATGTGTGAAAAAGTCAGGAGTCAAACCATCTGAAATAGCAGGAGTTGCTATCAGTGGCCTTTACGGTGGTTCAGGAGTGCCAGTGGATAAAGATATGAATCCGTTACGACCTTGTTTAATTTGGATGGATCGACGGGCTCGTGCTGAAACCCAGTGGGTGAAAGATAACATTCCCAAAGATACCATATTTGGAATTACCGGGAATTATGTTGATTCATATTTTGGGTTTACAAAAATGATGTGGATTCGTAATAACGAACCGGAGGTTTGGAATAATATTTATCAATTTGTTACTCCTAAGGATTATGTTGTATATAAACTGACCAATCAATTGGCCATTGATTATTCTTCGGCCGGTAATATTGGAGGAGTGTTTGATATAAAAAAACGAACTTGGTCGGATGAAATGTGCCAAATATTAAATATCCCTCGGCGAATGTTATGTGAACGCATTGTGAAATCCTCTGATATTGTCGGACCCCTAAACCAGGAATTCTCGAACCAGATTGGGCTTTTAGAAGGAACCCCAGTCGTTGCAGGAGGTATCGATGCACCAGTGGCACAACTTTGTGCTGGAGTATTGAGCGAAGGCGAACATGTAGCTATGGCAGGTACCTCAATGTGTTGGGGGAGCGTTCATGGTGGGCAGTATCTCACCCCTGGTTTGGTGAGCATGCCTTATGTCGTATATGATGATCAAAAAATTTATACATTTGGTGGAAGTGCGACCTCAGGAGCGTTAGCTCGTTGGTTCCGAGATGAATTTGGTCAATATGAGAAAGAAGTCAGTAAAAACACTGGCATATCAGCTTATACTTTGCTTGAATTAGAAACCAACGGTATTGGGCCAGGGAGTGAGGGAGTCATCGTCCTTCCTTATTTTATGGGTGATCGTTCTCCGATTTGGGACCCGGATGCTCGAGGAACGATCATGGGGTTGTCTCTCTATCATACTCGAGCTCATGTTTACCGTGCAATGTTAGAAGCAGCGGCTTATTCACTTAGACATAATATGGAAGAAGCAATCAAGGTTGGAATGAAGCTCGATCCCGATTGTTGGATTGTTGGTGGTGTTGCCAAATCAAATTTCTGGGTTCAAATATTTGCCGATATCACTGGATTTAATATGAAACGACTTTCAAAAGACGTCGAAGCACCCTTTGGTGATGCTTTCCTGGTTGGTTTGGGAACCGGGGTTTTCGATAAACCTGAACAAATCAAAGAATGGGTCGATTTCCGTCCGGTTATTACTGTCAATGAGGAAAATCATGCTCTTTATAATAAATACTATAAGATATTCCGCGATCTCTATGAAAATACCAAAAACATTATGAAAGAACTGGTTGAGATATAATAAATATTAGTTGAAAAATAATTTATCGGTTGTGGAATACAAAAAAAGATAAATTCCACAACCAATTTATTATAAAAAACCGAATATCAATTCATTGTTTAGAAAATAATGGTAATATAAACCAAGAATAGATTATAATAGAATCCTGGAGAGGAAAGATATGAACAGTCGAGAACGCCTCAGAAAAGCGATAAATCATCAAGAACCCGATCGGGTCCCTTTGGATTTAGGAGGGATCGTAAGCGGCATTACTCGTATTGCTTATCGCAATCTCAAAAATGAGCTCAAATTCCCTGTTTCTTCAAATGAATATTTGATTGATCGAATACAGCAGTTGATAAAACCCGATGAACAGATTCTTGATTGGTTTCAAATTGATACCAGGTATGCTTATCAAGAAGTTCCACCAGAAATTTGGAGCAAGGATAGCCCGGATTCTATTTGGGTTGATGAATGGGGCATAAAACGGCGTTTTACTGGACTCTATTTTGATATGATAGGACATCCGCTTTCTCGAGTAGAATCCCTATCAGATTTAGAGAAATTATCTTGGCCTGACCCCCATCAAGATCAAGCCTCTTACGATTTACTGCAAAGCCAGGTTGAAAAATTACATCAAAGTGAGAAAGCAGTAATTGTCAATATCATTGGTTCCTGTTTTGAATTTGGTTGGTATCTTCGTGGGTTTGAAAAAATTATGATGGATTTGGTACTCAATCCTAATCTTGCCTGTGCAATTTTGGATATTATGCTTGAATTCCAAATTGGACAATTTGAAGAGTTACTCAGTCGAACGGGAAACCTCATAGATGTAATCCTTTGTGGAGACGATTTAGCCACTCAGAACAGTCCCTTTGTTTCTCTTGATCTTTACCGCCGGTATATAAAACCTCGTCAGAAAAAGCTCTACGATTTTATTAAAACCAAAACCAATGCGCCTATTTTTTATCATTCCTGTGGTGCAGTGTCTTCCTTTATACCAGAATTAATTGAAATTGGTGTACAAATCCTGAATCCGGTTCAAGTGAAAGCGCAAGGCATGGATTTACACAAGCTAAAAAAGGAGTTTGGGAAACAAATCGTTTTCTGGGGTGGAATTGATACCCAATACGTTCTTCCTTTTGGAAAACCATCCGAGGTTCGGGATGAGGTACGACGCCGGATCGATGAATTAGCTCCTGGAGGTGGTTATATATTGGCGGCAGTCCATAATATTCAGGCCGATGTTCCACCCCAAAA
It encodes the following:
- the xylB_4 gene encoding Xylulose kinase; translation: MYLLGTDIGTQGTKSVLVNEKGELISEGFKEYGVITPRPSWAEQWPDIWLDAVVETLAECVKKSGVKPSEIAGVAISGLYGGSGVPVDKDMNPLRPCLIWMDRRARAETQWVKDNIPKDTIFGITGNYVDSYFGFTKMMWIRNNEPEVWNNIYQFVTPKDYVVYKLTNQLAIDYSSAGNIGGVFDIKKRTWSDEMCQILNIPRRMLCERIVKSSDIVGPLNQEFSNQIGLLEGTPVVAGGIDAPVAQLCAGVLSEGEHVAMAGTSMCWGSVHGGQYLTPGLVSMPYVVYDDQKIYTFGGSATSGALARWFRDEFGQYEKEVSKNTGISAYTLLELETNGIGPGSEGVIVLPYFMGDRSPIWDPDARGTIMGLSLYHTRAHVYRAMLEAAAYSLRHNMEEAIKVGMKLDPDCWIVGGVAKSNFWVQIFADITGFNMKRLSKDVEAPFGDAFLVGLGTGVFDKPEQIKEWVDFRPVITVNEENHALYNKYYKIFRDLYENTKNIMKELVEI
- a CDS encoding methylcobalamin:coenzyme M methyltransferase; its protein translation is MNSRERLRKAINHQEPDRVPLDLGGIVSGITRIAYRNLKNELKFPVSSNEYLIDRIQQLIKPDEQILDWFQIDTRYAYQEVPPEIWSKDSPDSIWVDEWGIKRRFTGLYFDMIGHPLSRVESLSDLEKLSWPDPHQDQASYDLLQSQVEKLHQSEKAVIVNIIGSCFEFGWYLRGFEKIMMDLVLNPNLACAILDIMLEFQIGQFEELLSRTGNLIDVILCGDDLATQNSPFVSLDLYRRYIKPRQKKLYDFIKTKTNAPIFYHSCGAVSSFIPELIEIGVQILNPVQVKAQGMDLHKLKKEFGKQIVFWGGIDTQYVLPFGKPSEVRDEVRRRIDELAPGGGYILAAVHNIQADVPPQNIIAMFEEAIHYGRY